Proteins from one Syntrophaceae bacterium genomic window:
- a CDS encoding SIS domain-containing protein has translation MMRFIRHIGRFGAGVVRALAAWDVFVGKRPEDVRGPAVILFPLQLGLLACGLAGIVTIRRAGSPGETAGVERLRLVLGRVREKGMKALRMGALQPPDYLEPETLRELDAGASRLKEDGPYQDLFFRDGQVADLRLLCAELEGFVGQEEKELEEAATSFSTADLEILGSRQILLKDILWTLEKDVLANVDRIAALAGASSPQDVDPAAFGKYRRMNFLLNCVDRLEVRGRDSAGLELAVTFPDAERFRRLEDVLREEGLYEDYSRRSCGGDLLNGSIRISERAAAGDPGRRDVTATFVYKTSSIIGELGRNVRELREAVSRDAVLRLFARQEALLETSMTHTRWASVGSITEENCHPVNSFTLADRKGRKAYPRYGEGNWTIHVVLNGDIDNYPALRKNLEVEGELIVPELTTDTKIIPLQIERYLLEGHDLTESFRLAVSDFEGSHAIAMTSDLEPGKAFLALKGSGQTIYVGLAPDQYIFSSELYGLVEGTPRFVKMDGETPSHPDMPESTGQIFVLHQESEGGLAGIRAFAYDGSPITLGDASIKRAEMTTRDIDRGTHAHFFLKEINESALSIRKTLRGKYRILRKAGEDPQVAFNIGEDIVPLSVRSDLREGTIRRIMVIGHGTAAVAGSAVADAMERHLRGTRIRVEGKVASELSGFSLEDDLKDMLVVPITQSGTTTDTNRAVAMAHERGARVVAIVNRRQSDITSKSDGVFYTSDGRDIEMSVASTKAFYSQIVAGHILALFIAQLMGSLSDEDIAEELSSLEQAPEMMKRVLARKDLVRYSAELLAKRKRYWAIVGSGPNKAAADEIRIKLSELCYRTISSDVTENKKHIDLSAEPLIIVCAAGNPETVVGDLVKDVAIFKAHKAAVVVFADEGEERFDALADSVIPIPPARMPLPVILNTLAGHLWGYYAACSIHQDSLFLRDFRNRIQQSMVDPTGRAVTFYERMADRTFRRMIRDFSNTFHKLRDEGAFSATSVKAVSDIMLLLKYAMGKLPLEDFWYDFRGDNGPVTPLDLLDITLAQAAEDLSRPVDAIRHQAKTVTVGTSRKVVPLRGIFFDLFRDLGFTVKDLSSRDIIVLRRIQPAVAAINGYTLYAIDRLDDDGRPVDQTTIAIRQRGGVSLEMASRTEGTKTLMGTKRTIVRTGRVYVGRGKSDGASIVIVPLLKGGMVRHLLLIHVRYNEALTLREKVEVIGYAYNEIRNLVNEYNLAWKDQYLESFTLEVLLSEPPEVIAGKIKQMLEQA, from the coding sequence TCCGCGGTCCCGCCGTCATCCTGTTTCCCCTGCAGCTTGGACTTCTTGCCTGCGGCCTCGCCGGCATCGTCACCATCCGGCGGGCCGGTTCTCCGGGAGAGACGGCGGGCGTGGAGAGGCTTCGGCTGGTCCTCGGGCGGGTCCGGGAAAAGGGCATGAAGGCCCTCCGCATGGGAGCCCTCCAGCCGCCGGATTATCTGGAACCGGAAACCCTGCGGGAACTGGACGCCGGGGCATCCCGGCTCAAGGAAGACGGGCCTTACCAGGATCTCTTCTTTCGGGATGGCCAGGTCGCCGATCTCAGGCTCCTGTGTGCGGAACTGGAGGGCTTTGTCGGACAGGAAGAGAAGGAACTGGAGGAAGCTGCGACATCGTTCAGCACCGCAGACCTGGAAATCCTGGGAAGCCGGCAGATCCTGCTGAAGGACATCCTGTGGACCCTGGAAAAGGATGTGCTGGCGAATGTGGACCGGATCGCGGCCCTCGCCGGGGCTTCGTCGCCGCAGGATGTCGATCCGGCTGCGTTTGGAAAATACAGGAGAATGAACTTTCTCCTCAACTGCGTCGACCGCCTGGAAGTCCGTGGACGCGATTCGGCCGGCCTGGAACTGGCCGTGACATTCCCCGATGCAGAGCGCTTTCGCCGCCTGGAGGACGTTCTGCGGGAGGAAGGGCTATACGAGGACTATTCCCGGAGGTCCTGCGGGGGGGATCTTCTGAACGGAAGCATCCGGATCTCGGAGCGGGCGGCCGCCGGCGACCCCGGACGGCGGGACGTAACCGCCACCTTCGTCTATAAGACGTCTTCCATCATCGGCGAGCTCGGGAGGAACGTCCGGGAGCTCCGCGAGGCCGTTTCCAGGGACGCCGTCCTCCGGCTCTTTGCCCGGCAGGAGGCTCTCCTGGAGACCTCCATGACGCATACCCGCTGGGCTTCCGTCGGTTCGATCACGGAGGAGAACTGCCACCCCGTGAACAGCTTCACCCTGGCGGACCGGAAGGGTCGCAAGGCCTATCCCCGTTACGGCGAGGGGAACTGGACCATTCATGTCGTCCTCAACGGGGACATCGACAACTACCCGGCCCTGCGGAAAAACCTGGAGGTCGAGGGCGAGCTCATTGTACCGGAGTTGACCACCGACACGAAGATCATTCCCCTCCAGATCGAGCGCTACCTCCTGGAGGGGCACGACCTGACGGAATCCTTCCGGCTGGCGGTTAGCGATTTCGAAGGGTCCCATGCCATCGCCATGACGAGCGACCTGGAGCCGGGCAAGGCGTTCCTGGCCCTCAAGGGCAGCGGTCAGACGATCTACGTGGGCCTCGCTCCGGATCAATACATCTTTTCATCGGAACTGTACGGCCTCGTAGAGGGAACCCCCCGGTTCGTCAAGATGGACGGGGAGACACCGTCGCATCCGGATATGCCCGAATCGACGGGGCAGATTTTCGTCCTGCACCAGGAATCGGAAGGGGGGCTGGCGGGAATCCGTGCCTTTGCCTATGACGGATCGCCCATTACCCTCGGCGACGCTTCGATCAAACGGGCCGAGATGACCACCCGGGATATCGACCGGGGAACCCACGCCCATTTCTTCCTCAAGGAAATCAACGAATCCGCCCTTTCCATCCGGAAAACCCTCCGGGGGAAATACCGGATCCTCCGGAAAGCAGGCGAAGATCCGCAGGTCGCCTTCAATATCGGGGAAGATATTGTCCCGCTCTCCGTTCGATCCGACCTTCGGGAAGGAACCATCCGGCGCATCATGGTCATCGGCCACGGAACGGCCGCCGTGGCGGGCTCCGCCGTGGCCGACGCCATGGAGCGGCATCTCCGGGGAACCCGTATCCGGGTGGAAGGAAAGGTTGCCTCGGAACTCAGCGGCTTTTCCCTGGAAGATGATTTGAAGGATATGCTGGTAGTGCCCATCACCCAGTCGGGAACCACGACGGATACGAACCGGGCCGTGGCCATGGCCCATGAGCGGGGAGCCCGGGTGGTCGCCATCGTCAACCGGCGGCAGTCCGACATCACATCGAAGTCGGACGGAGTTTTCTATACCAGTGACGGACGGGACATCGAGATGTCCGTGGCGTCCACCAAGGCTTTCTATTCCCAGATCGTGGCCGGCCACATCCTGGCCCTGTTCATTGCCCAGCTGATGGGCTCCCTCTCCGATGAAGACATCGCCGAAGAGCTTTCCAGCCTTGAACAGGCCCCGGAGATGATGAAGCGGGTGTTGGCCCGGAAGGATCTTGTCCGGTATTCGGCGGAACTCCTGGCGAAACGGAAGCGCTACTGGGCCATCGTGGGCAGCGGGCCCAACAAGGCGGCGGCGGACGAGATCCGCATCAAGTTGAGCGAGTTGTGCTATCGGACGATTTCCTCGGACGTGACGGAGAACAAGAAGCACATCGACCTGTCGGCGGAGCCCCTGATCATTGTCTGCGCCGCCGGCAATCCGGAAACGGTCGTGGGCGACCTGGTGAAGGACGTGGCCATCTTCAAGGCCCACAAGGCCGCCGTGGTCGTGTTCGCCGACGAGGGCGAAGAGCGGTTCGATGCCCTGGCCGATTCGGTCATCCCCATCCCGCCGGCCCGCATGCCCCTTCCGGTGATCCTGAATACCCTTGCGGGCCACCTGTGGGGCTATTACGCCGCTTGCAGCATTCATCAGGATTCCCTGTTTCTGAGGGATTTCCGGAACCGGATCCAGCAGTCCATGGTGGATCCGACAGGCCGGGCGGTGACGTTCTACGAGCGGATGGCGGATCGGACGTTCCGCCGCATGATCCGCGATTTTTCCAACACCTTCCATAAACTCCGGGACGAGGGGGCCTTTTCCGCGACGAGCGTCAAGGCCGTTTCGGACATCATGCTCCTCTTGAAATACGCGATGGGCAAGCTTCCCCTGGAGGACTTCTGGTATGACTTCCGGGGCGACAACGGACCGGTCACACCGCTGGACCTCCTGGATATCACCCTTGCCCAGGCGGCGGAGGATCTCTCCCGTCCGGTCGACGCCATCCGCCACCAGGCGAAGACCGTCACCGTCGGAACGAGTCGCAAGGTAGTGCCTCTCCGGGGAATCTTCTTCGACCTGTTCCGGGATCTCGGTTTTACCGTGAAGGACCTGTCCTCCAGGGACATCATCGTTCTCCGCCGGATTCAGCCGGCGGTGGCCGCGATCAACGGGTACACCCTCTACGCGATCGACCGCCTGGACGATGACGGGAGACCCGTCGACCAGACCACAATCGCGATCCGCCAGCGGGGCGGCGTGTCCCTCGAAATGGCCTCCCGCACGGAGGGGACGAAAACGCTCATGGGGACGAAACGGACGATTGTCCGGACGGGCCGCGTCTATGTGGGGCGGGGAAAATCCGACGGGGCCTCCATCGTGATCGTTCCGCTGCTCAAGGGGGGAATGGTCCGGCATCTCCTCCTGATCCATGTCCGGTACAATGAAGCCCTGACCCTCCGCGAGAAAGTGGAGGTCATCGGTTATGCCTACAACGAGATCCGGAACCTGGTGAACGAATACAACCTGGCCTGGAAAGACCAATACCTGGAATCCTTCACCCTCGAAGTCCTCCTGAGCGAACCACCCGAGGTGATCGCCGGGAAAATCAAGCAGATGCTGGAGCAAGCATGA